One window from the genome of Streptomyces sp. NBC_00287 encodes:
- a CDS encoding methyltransferase, translating into MTTPWGELALARFPEDPRNRLRAWDASDEYLLRHLADQEIPLSGTVVVVGDRWGALVTALAGHRPTQITDSHLAQEATRANLARAGVEPGAVRLLTTQDPPPERIDVLLVRIPKSLALLEDQLLRLAPAVHADTVVVGTGMVKEIHTSTLRLFERIIGPTRTSLAEKKARLIFCTPDPALERGANPWPHSYELPDGIGAVSGRTVVNHAGVFCADRLDIGTRFFLAHLPDSRGGRRVVDLGCGNGVVGTAVALADPEAEVLFVDESFQAVASAEATYKANGVPGHAEFRVGDGLAGVPAGSVDLVLNNPPFHSHQATTDATAWRMFTGAKRALRPGGELWVIGNRHLGYHVKLKRLFGNCQLVSGDPKFVVLKAVKR; encoded by the coding sequence ATGACGACTCCCTGGGGCGAGCTCGCCCTGGCCCGCTTCCCCGAGGACCCGCGCAACCGGCTCCGTGCCTGGGACGCCTCCGACGAGTACCTCCTCCGGCATCTCGCGGACCAGGAGATCCCGCTGTCCGGCACGGTTGTGGTGGTCGGGGACCGCTGGGGCGCGCTGGTCACGGCGCTGGCGGGGCACCGGCCGACGCAGATCACCGACTCCCACCTCGCCCAGGAGGCGACCCGGGCGAACCTGGCGCGGGCCGGTGTGGAGCCCGGTGCCGTGCGGCTGCTCACCACGCAGGACCCGCCGCCCGAGCGGATCGATGTGCTGCTGGTGCGGATCCCGAAGAGCCTGGCCCTGCTGGAGGACCAGCTGCTGCGGCTGGCGCCCGCCGTGCATGCGGACACGGTCGTGGTCGGCACCGGGATGGTGAAGGAGATCCACACCTCGACGCTGAGGCTGTTCGAGCGGATAATCGGCCCGACCCGGACCTCCCTCGCCGAGAAGAAGGCACGGCTGATCTTCTGCACGCCCGATCCGGCGCTGGAGCGCGGCGCCAATCCCTGGCCGCACAGCTATGAGCTGCCCGACGGTATCGGGGCGGTCTCCGGCCGTACGGTCGTCAATCACGCGGGCGTCTTCTGCGCGGACCGGCTCGACATCGGCACCCGGTTCTTCCTGGCGCATCTGCCGGACAGCCGCGGCGGCCGACGGGTGGTGGACCTCGGCTGCGGCAACGGCGTGGTGGGTACGGCGGTGGCGCTGGCCGACCCCGAGGCCGAGGTGCTGTTCGTCGACGAGTCCTTCCAGGCGGTGGCGTCTGCGGAGGCGACGTACAAGGCGAACGGGGTGCCGGGGCACGCCGAGTTCCGGGTGGGCGACGGTCTTGCCGGGGTGCCGGCCGGCAGTGTCGACCTGGTGCTGAACAACCCGCCGTTCCACTCCCACCAGGCGACCACCGACGCCACGGCGTGGCGGATGTTCACCGGGGCGAAGCGCGCGCTGCGGCCGGGTGGCGAGCTGTGGGTGATCGGCAACCGGCATCTCGGGTACCACGTGAAGCTGAAGCGGCTGTTCGGGAACTGCCAACTGGTGTCCGGGGACCCGAAGTTCGTGGTGTTGAAGGCCGTCAAGCGCTAG
- a CDS encoding alpha-ketoglutarate-dependent dioxygenase AlkB family protein, which produces MDELFPRARTTVAPGAVHIPDWLDAHRQRELLAACRDWARPPAGLRTVRTPGGGTMTARQVCLGRHWYPYGYARTVVDGDGAPVKPFPDWLGELGREAVRDALGEGPAPYDIAPSAETAPYDIALINFYDSDARMGMHRDSDEKSDAPVVSLSLGDTCVFRFGNTETRARPYTDVELRSGDLFVFGGPSRLAYHGVPKVYPGTAPPELGLSGRLNITLRVSGL; this is translated from the coding sequence ATGGACGAGCTGTTCCCCAGGGCCCGCACCACGGTCGCGCCGGGCGCGGTGCACATACCGGACTGGCTGGACGCGCACCGGCAGCGCGAGCTGCTCGCGGCCTGCCGGGACTGGGCCCGCCCACCCGCCGGACTGCGCACGGTCCGCACCCCGGGCGGCGGCACCATGACCGCGCGGCAGGTCTGTCTGGGCCGGCACTGGTATCCGTACGGCTACGCCCGCACGGTCGTCGACGGCGACGGCGCCCCGGTGAAGCCCTTCCCGGACTGGCTGGGGGAGCTGGGCCGGGAGGCGGTGCGGGACGCGCTGGGGGAGGGGCCGGCGCCGTACGACATCGCCCCGAGCGCGGAGACAGCGCCGTACGACATCGCACTGATCAACTTCTACGACAGCGACGCCCGCATGGGCATGCACCGCGACAGCGACGAGAAATCGGACGCTCCGGTCGTCTCCCTGAGCCTCGGCGACACCTGTGTCTTCCGCTTCGGCAACACCGAGACCCGGGCCCGCCCGTACACGGATGTTGAGCTGCGCAGCGGGGATCTGTTCGTGTTCGGGGGACCGTCGCGGCTCGCGTATCACGGGGTGCCCAAGGTGTACCCGGGCACGGCGCCGCCCGAGTTGGGGCTGAGCGGGCGGTTGAACATCACGCTCAGAGTGAGCGGCCTGTAG
- a CDS encoding SIS domain-containing protein, whose protein sequence is MTHVEEELAGQPECWARAATQAAAHGGALPAPGERVAIVGCGTSYFMAQSAAALREGAGQGETDAFAASEFPRLRAYDRVVALSRSGTTTEVLELLRELRGRTRTTAITADPETPVMAAADDVVVLDYADERSVVQTRFATTALTLLRAHLGLHTDTVVADARAALDAPLPEGLVDSTQFTFLGRGWTVGLAHEAALKMREAAQAWTESYPAMEYRHGPISITTHGTATWMLGEPPEGLEEQVRATGGTWVAGTLDPLAELIRAQRLAVAVARARGLDPDRPRHLTRSVILAP, encoded by the coding sequence ATGACCCACGTCGAAGAGGAGCTGGCCGGCCAGCCCGAGTGCTGGGCACGGGCCGCGACACAGGCGGCGGCGCACGGCGGTGCGCTGCCGGCACCGGGGGAGCGAGTCGCGATCGTCGGCTGCGGCACCTCGTACTTCATGGCGCAGTCGGCGGCCGCCCTGCGCGAGGGCGCGGGCCAGGGCGAGACGGACGCCTTCGCCGCGTCCGAGTTCCCGCGACTGCGCGCCTACGACCGGGTCGTCGCCCTCAGCCGGTCCGGCACCACGACCGAAGTGCTGGAACTGCTGAGGGAGTTGAGGGGCCGTACGCGCACCACCGCGATCACCGCCGACCCGGAGACACCTGTCATGGCGGCCGCCGATGACGTCGTCGTCCTCGACTACGCCGACGAACGGTCCGTCGTACAGACCCGGTTCGCGACCACCGCGCTCACCCTGCTCCGCGCCCACCTGGGCCTGCACACCGACACAGTCGTCGCCGACGCCCGCGCCGCACTCGACGCTCCGCTGCCCGAAGGCCTCGTCGACAGCACGCAGTTCACCTTCCTCGGACGCGGCTGGACCGTGGGTCTCGCCCATGAGGCCGCGCTGAAGATGCGGGAGGCCGCGCAGGCGTGGACCGAGTCCTACCCGGCGATGGAGTACCGGCACGGCCCCATCAGCATCACCACCCACGGCACCGCGACCTGGATGCTGGGCGAACCGCCCGAGGGCCTGGAGGAACAGGTCCGCGCCACCGGTGGCACGTGGGTGGCGGGCACCCTCGACCCGCTCGCCGAACTCATCCGCGCCCAGCGCCTGGCGGTCGCCGTCGCGCGGGCCCGCGGCCTCGACCCGGACCGACCCCGCCACCTCACCCGCTCGGTGATCCTCGCTCCCTGA
- a CDS encoding class II fructose-bisphosphate aldolase — protein sequence MPLVTTGELVTRAAAQHSAVAAFNIITLEHIEAVIAGAESAQAPVVLQVSENAVKFRYGRLLPLARSAVAAAERAAVPVALHLDHVQSDDLLRQAPGAGFSSVMYDAARLPYAQNLAATRAAADWAHAQGLWIEAELGQIGGKDGQPALDAHAPGARTDPAQARAFVADSGVDALAVAIGSAHAMTTRTATLDHDRLKRLAATLDVPLVLHGSSGVPDAELTTAVAGGIAKVNIGTALNIAMTGAIRTYLAAHPEAVDSRTYLSVGREAMVRAVAGIIRTVTSA from the coding sequence GTGCCCCTCGTCACCACCGGCGAGCTCGTCACCCGCGCCGCCGCACAGCACTCCGCCGTCGCCGCCTTCAACATCATCACGCTCGAACACATCGAGGCCGTCATCGCCGGCGCCGAGTCCGCGCAGGCGCCCGTCGTCCTCCAAGTCAGCGAGAATGCCGTCAAGTTCCGTTACGGCCGACTGCTCCCGCTCGCCCGGTCCGCCGTCGCCGCCGCCGAACGCGCCGCCGTACCCGTCGCGTTGCACCTCGACCACGTCCAGAGCGACGACCTGCTGCGCCAGGCACCCGGTGCCGGATTCAGCTCCGTGATGTACGACGCGGCCCGGCTGCCCTACGCCCAGAACCTCGCCGCGACCCGGGCCGCCGCCGACTGGGCGCACGCCCAAGGGCTCTGGATCGAGGCCGAGTTGGGCCAGATCGGCGGCAAGGACGGACAGCCCGCCCTCGACGCCCACGCCCCCGGCGCCCGCACCGACCCCGCCCAGGCCCGCGCATTCGTCGCCGACTCCGGAGTGGACGCCCTGGCTGTCGCCATCGGCAGCGCCCACGCGATGACGACCCGTACCGCCACCCTCGACCACGACCGCCTCAAACGGCTCGCGGCCACCCTGGACGTCCCCCTCGTCCTGCACGGCTCCTCCGGCGTACCGGACGCCGAACTCACCACGGCCGTCGCCGGAGGCATCGCCAAGGTCAACATCGGCACGGCCCTCAACATCGCGATGACCGGGGCCATCCGCACCTACCTCGCGGCGCACCCCGAGGCGGTCGACTCGCGCACCTACCTGAGCGTCGGAAGGGAGGCGATGGTGCGGGCGGTGGCCGGAATCATCCGCACGGTGACTAGCGCTTGA